A region from the Desulfosoma sp. genome encodes:
- a CDS encoding putative sulfate exporter family transporter, with the protein MEPTSKNEQIVMDRATASWSDLWTKEDYWAIWLGFILLIAGLIAFWSAKPKGMHEIIAKSNAIMEAEASRAPFKTIEWYQAQDAKKKLKATNSEVGKFFRKWLAHPKDWSTDITQSFYMSKERADALNTANMPKYEAAKAKEADALAVAMAAQNAAAQAGFQDAALNAAAVEKIDAWRKAHAAASKAKAKTEHKPYNLIPTLLGLGVVMALFFSIGIKFMGKGVFAFLKGFGAVFLISVVAYCLASQATMKHYGVEYAVWAIAIGMLIANTIGTPQWIKPALEVEYFIKTGLVLLGAEVLFSKIVAIGIPGIFVAWVVTPIVLITTFIFGQKVLKMPSKTLNIVISADMSVCGTSAAIATAAACRAKKEELTLAIGISLVFTAIMMVAMPAFIKAVGMPHILGGAWMGGTIDATGAVAAAGAFLSDKALYVAATIKMIQNVLIGVTAFGVAVYWCAKVECVEGQRVSWMEIWYRFPKFVLGFLAASILFSVLDAQLGSDAGYVMLDQGVLRGFTGLARGWCFSLAFASIGLATNFRELAHYFKGGKPVILYVCGQSFNLALTLAMAYLMFYVVFPEITAKI; encoded by the coding sequence ATGGAGCCGACATCCAAGAACGAGCAAATCGTTATGGACAGAGCCACAGCAAGCTGGTCCGACCTATGGACAAAGGAAGACTATTGGGCCATCTGGCTGGGATTCATTCTTCTGATCGCAGGTCTTATTGCCTTTTGGTCTGCAAAACCTAAAGGAATGCACGAGATCATCGCTAAATCCAATGCGATCATGGAGGCGGAAGCTTCCCGAGCGCCGTTCAAGACCATCGAATGGTACCAAGCTCAGGATGCCAAAAAGAAATTAAAGGCGACCAACAGTGAGGTTGGCAAGTTTTTCAGGAAATGGCTGGCGCACCCGAAAGATTGGAGCACCGATATCACTCAGTCTTTTTACATGAGCAAGGAGCGGGCCGATGCTCTCAATACGGCCAACATGCCGAAATACGAAGCCGCCAAAGCCAAGGAAGCCGACGCTTTGGCGGTTGCCATGGCCGCTCAAAATGCTGCGGCTCAAGCCGGATTCCAAGATGCGGCGTTGAACGCTGCGGCCGTAGAAAAGATCGACGCCTGGCGAAAAGCTCATGCGGCCGCTTCCAAGGCCAAGGCTAAGACGGAGCATAAGCCGTACAATCTGATTCCGACGCTTCTCGGACTCGGTGTCGTGATGGCTCTCTTCTTTTCCATAGGCATTAAATTTATGGGAAAAGGTGTTTTTGCTTTCCTCAAGGGCTTTGGAGCGGTCTTCCTTATTAGTGTCGTGGCTTACTGTTTGGCGAGTCAGGCCACCATGAAACACTATGGTGTCGAATACGCCGTGTGGGCTATCGCCATCGGCATGCTGATCGCCAATACCATCGGAACACCGCAATGGATCAAACCTGCGTTAGAAGTCGAGTATTTCATCAAGACCGGACTTGTCCTACTAGGCGCTGAAGTCCTTTTCTCAAAGATTGTCGCCATCGGGATACCGGGTATCTTCGTGGCCTGGGTTGTAACTCCTATCGTCCTTATTACCACCTTTATCTTTGGGCAAAAGGTGCTCAAAATGCCTTCGAAAACTCTCAATATCGTGATTTCCGCCGATATGAGCGTTTGTGGTACGTCCGCAGCCATTGCAACCGCGGCCGCTTGCCGAGCCAAAAAGGAGGAATTGACCCTGGCCATCGGTATTTCGCTGGTATTTACGGCCATCATGATGGTGGCCATGCCCGCCTTCATTAAAGCTGTGGGAATGCCCCATATTCTTGGCGGTGCATGGATGGGCGGTACCATTGACGCCACAGGTGCCGTAGCCGCAGCCGGAGCGTTTCTTTCGGACAAAGCGCTGTACGTCGCCGCTACCATCAAAATGATTCAAAATGTCTTGATCGGCGTGACGGCCTTCGGAGTCGCCGTGTACTGGTGCGCCAAAGTTGAATGTGTGGAGGGTCAACGGGTCAGCTGGATGGAAATTTGGTACCGTTTTCCGAAGTTCGTGTTGGGCTTTCTGGCCGCTTCTATTCTTTTTTCGGTTTTGGACGCACAGTTGGGATCCGACGCAGGCTACGTCATGCTCGACCAGGGAGTGCTACGCGGTTTTACAGGCTTGGCCCGAGGCTGGTGTTTCTCTCTGGCTTTTGCTTCCATCGGTCTCGCTACGAATTTTCGGGAGCTGGCTCACTATTTCAAAGGCGGCAAGCCAGTCATCCTCTACGTCTGCGGTCAGAGTTTCAACCTCGCTCTGACCTTGGCCATGGCATACCTGATGTTCTACGTGGTTTTCCCGGAGATCACCGCAAAGATTTAA
- a CDS encoding methyl-accepting chemotaxis protein — MQQRRWTVGKRLGLTFAVLCGVVAVLGGVAYFTAIRAVSALNEVGHVRLPSVEATLVMAEKLQDIRASLRTLAISGLDSAVRQRQYENIAKAREAYQGAMKIYEPLPQTPEEAEVWKQFKVAHEAWKAENNKALEMSKRFDALGIKDPDELKSKISMFTADHLNLEARVLDMILTGKSFQGGEDHTACRFGKWLTQFSTQNPELKNLLASVQEPHRLFHETLREIKELVRSGRNEEARVLVENRFRLAREEVFKHFEGINKIADDAHATMAALEEQLLGPVLEKQRIALPLLEKVVAINRDVGKSVSEHSITFAERMKVFMTSAALIGLGFAILLGAVITRGINAVLRKTSEELGESAEQVVSAAGQVASASQQLAEGASQQAAGIEETSSAVEEMASMTRQNADNAAQADGLMKQAAKAAEKAKVSMVELLESMEEITRSSEQTQKIIKTIDEIAFQTNLLALNAAVEAARAGEAGAGFAVVADEVRNLAMRAAEAAKNTAQLIEGTVVRVKQGADLTEATNQAFSQVHESVIKVAELVNEIAAASHEQSEGITQVNTAISEMDKVVQQTAANAEESASAAEELNAQAAQLQSLVEELQALVGRRGDGLKIKGLAWKKEKAPPSPKDKVFSRKEPKSVAKAGNGKAHPATLNKSDKTSPQELIPFDEDLQDF; from the coding sequence ATGCAACAGAGACGATGGACTGTGGGGAAACGCTTGGGTTTGACATTTGCGGTGTTGTGTGGGGTTGTGGCGGTTCTCGGAGGCGTGGCGTACTTTACGGCTATTCGGGCTGTCAGCGCTTTAAATGAGGTGGGCCATGTGAGACTGCCCAGTGTGGAAGCGACCTTGGTCATGGCCGAAAAGCTGCAAGACATTCGCGCAAGTCTTCGAACCTTGGCCATTTCAGGGCTGGATTCTGCGGTCCGGCAGCGCCAGTATGAAAACATCGCCAAAGCTCGAGAGGCCTATCAAGGCGCCATGAAAATCTATGAGCCGTTACCGCAGACTCCGGAAGAAGCCGAAGTGTGGAAACAGTTCAAGGTGGCCCATGAAGCTTGGAAGGCGGAAAACAACAAGGCGCTGGAAATGTCCAAGCGCTTTGACGCCTTAGGAATCAAGGATCCTGACGAGCTCAAATCAAAAATTTCGATGTTCACCGCAGATCACCTGAATCTGGAAGCCCGAGTTTTGGACATGATCCTTACGGGCAAATCGTTCCAAGGCGGTGAAGACCATACAGCCTGTCGTTTCGGAAAATGGCTTACCCAGTTTTCCACGCAAAATCCTGAACTCAAAAATCTCCTGGCTTCCGTTCAGGAACCTCATCGTCTGTTTCACGAAACCCTTCGTGAAATCAAGGAATTGGTTCGTTCAGGAAGGAACGAAGAAGCCCGCGTGCTTGTTGAAAACCGTTTTCGACTGGCTCGTGAAGAGGTCTTCAAACACTTTGAAGGGATTAACAAGATAGCCGATGACGCGCATGCGACCATGGCAGCCCTTGAAGAACAATTGCTTGGGCCTGTGCTCGAGAAACAACGCATCGCCTTGCCTCTCTTGGAAAAAGTGGTGGCCATCAACCGAGACGTGGGGAAAAGCGTCTCCGAGCACTCCATCACCTTTGCCGAACGCATGAAAGTCTTCATGACTTCTGCGGCGCTGATCGGCCTTGGGTTCGCCATTCTCCTCGGGGCCGTCATCACTCGCGGCATCAACGCGGTGCTGAGAAAGACTTCGGAGGAACTGGGGGAAAGCGCCGAACAGGTGGTTTCGGCGGCCGGTCAGGTGGCTTCGGCAAGCCAGCAGTTGGCTGAAGGGGCTTCTCAGCAGGCCGCAGGTATTGAAGAAACCTCTTCCGCCGTGGAAGAGATGGCTTCCATGACCCGGCAAAACGCAGACAATGCGGCTCAGGCCGACGGACTCATGAAACAGGCCGCCAAAGCCGCAGAAAAAGCTAAGGTCAGCATGGTCGAGCTCTTGGAATCCATGGAAGAAATTACACGATCAAGTGAACAAACCCAAAAGATCATTAAAACCATTGATGAAATCGCGTTTCAGACGAATCTTTTGGCTCTGAACGCCGCCGTGGAAGCGGCTCGAGCGGGGGAAGCCGGGGCCGGTTTTGCGGTGGTGGCCGATGAAGTCCGAAACCTTGCCATGCGTGCGGCGGAAGCGGCCAAGAACACGGCGCAGCTCATCGAAGGCACGGTGGTGCGGGTGAAACAAGGGGCGGATCTTACGGAAGCCACCAATCAGGCTTTTTCCCAAGTCCATGAAAGTGTGATCAAGGTGGCGGAACTGGTGAACGAGATCGCTGCGGCTTCCCATGAACAAAGTGAAGGGATCACGCAGGTGAACACGGCCATCTCGGAGATGGACAAAGTGGTGCAACAAACGGCGGCCAATGCTGAAGAATCCGCCTCCGCCGCGGAAGAACTGAATGCTCAGGCGGCTCAATTGCAGTCTCTGGTGGAAGAACTTCAGGCCCTCGTGGGAAGGCGAGGCGACGGTCTCAAGATCAAAGGCTTAGCCTGGAAGAAAGAAAAAGCACCCCCTTCGCCAAAAGACAAAGTGTTTTCGCGGAAAGAGCCGAAATCCGTGGCCAAGGCAGGAAACGGCAAAGCTCACCCTGCGACGCTAAACAAAAGCGACAAGACCTCACCACAAGAACTCATTCCTTTTGACGAGGATTTGCAGGATTTCTAA
- a CDS encoding ferric reductase-like transmembrane domain-containing protein — MDGRAVKIFIGLGAFLPLLLIGSWVAFVLPQMGTMGTADRAAALSSILAQNGLVFLVVLVVLGSRTRVVEHFIGLDRMIRTHRPLALLTFGLLLCHVAFQGVRFYALGGKDLALSALVGSTVWEMTVGRMSLLLVLLVAMAALSGKILRVPFILWKPLHGLAYGAVPLAFAHALFRGTTMGEGLRFGVWLVLLSIFLGVSLGRLIKILRGSRILCQVEQIVPETHDTVSVWLRPLKETGKLAPRRAGQFALLRLATKRGFSEPHPFTISGPPEDQVLRFTIKRTGSFTQRIHRLSSGDRILYEGPFGVFLADVNRYSSLALIAGGVGITPFLSLLRHFQVTSQAVPTVLLYANKTLKDIIAREELSAMAQTMPLQVVHVLSRETFPNGYPEDGPRVLFLKGHITAEILKSQLQADQGFYLCGPPAMQQTVLKEIRAAFGLKPSSVSRELFFW, encoded by the coding sequence ATGGATGGACGAGCCGTAAAAATCTTTATCGGTCTCGGGGCTTTTCTGCCTTTGCTTCTCATTGGCTCATGGGTAGCTTTTGTCTTGCCGCAAATGGGAACCATGGGAACAGCCGATAGGGCTGCGGCGTTGAGTTCCATTCTCGCCCAAAACGGCTTGGTTTTTCTCGTCGTCCTCGTGGTGCTGGGAAGTCGAACTCGGGTGGTCGAACATTTCATTGGACTGGATCGAATGATCCGCACTCATAGACCCCTGGCGCTGCTCACTTTCGGCCTGCTCCTTTGTCATGTGGCCTTTCAAGGTGTACGCTTCTATGCTCTCGGAGGAAAAGACCTTGCCCTGTCGGCGCTTGTCGGCTCCACCGTGTGGGAAATGACGGTAGGTCGTATGTCCCTTCTCCTGGTTCTCCTTGTCGCCATGGCGGCCCTGTCGGGAAAGATTCTTCGTGTTCCTTTCATCCTGTGGAAACCTCTGCATGGCCTGGCTTATGGGGCTGTTCCTTTAGCGTTTGCCCATGCCCTCTTTCGAGGGACCACCATGGGAGAAGGACTTCGCTTTGGAGTTTGGCTTGTTCTTCTGTCAATTTTCTTGGGTGTTTCGCTTGGACGGTTGATAAAAATCCTTCGAGGAAGTCGCATCTTATGCCAGGTTGAGCAGATCGTTCCGGAAACGCATGATACGGTTTCTGTTTGGCTTCGACCCCTGAAAGAAACGGGAAAATTGGCGCCTCGACGGGCGGGACAATTCGCCCTGTTACGCCTTGCCACAAAGCGCGGGTTCAGTGAACCGCACCCTTTCACCATCTCTGGTCCTCCCGAAGACCAAGTGCTTCGTTTTACCATCAAGAGAACCGGTTCGTTCACTCAGCGGATTCATAGGCTGTCTTCAGGGGATCGTATCCTGTACGAAGGGCCTTTTGGCGTGTTTTTGGCCGACGTGAACAGGTACTCATCCCTTGCCTTAATTGCGGGCGGAGTCGGCATCACACCCTTTTTGAGTTTGTTGCGGCATTTTCAGGTCACCAGCCAAGCAGTTCCCACGGTTCTTCTGTATGCCAACAAGACCCTTAAAGATATCATCGCACGGGAAGAGCTGAGCGCCATGGCTCAAACTATGCCACTTCAAGTGGTCCATGTCCTCAGTCGAGAAACCTTCCCCAACGGATATCCCGAAGATGGCCCGCGGGTTTTATTCCTTAAAGGGCATATCACAGCCGAAATCCTGAAAAGCCAACTTCAAGCCGATCAGGGCTTTTACCTGTGCGGACCTCCTGCCATGCAACAAACCGTCCTCAAAGAAATTCGGGCTGCCTTCGGCCTGAAACCTTCTTCTGTCTCGAGAGAACTTTTTTTCTGGTAA
- a CDS encoding cache domain-containing protein, which yields MGLFSSKYSVLASTRTKLIATFFLFSFLTGGVPLLIGGGMLYKTFLREAKIRVIQDLNAARQMYADHLDKMALALSVAAHTEPFSRLSQDIHEQNLEPPLRTLAENGPFDLVALAYESQGIWVLSSKALRRVNASLGAFPWLEKVLKTHRPLRGTLVLPLSDLALLDPVLAEKARPPLKPSSSKDTSSLTFLEEAMVLAVVLPVGGSSEGSAALFGITVLNGASAFVDTIRESLFRGTEHHGWNLGTVTVFLKDVRIATNVLNADGQRALGTRASPDVARQVLEQGQRWNDRAFVVNDWYITCYEPIVDEDGHRIGMLYVGVLEKPYADVRNKAILLFAALSVLGMSVAIWLGYFLEWKIIAPMARLSRAAAEVAQGNMHPDLGPAEKGEVGAMQKAFASMLEAIRDRETRQRQEAENKLVVAQKLSSIGRLAAGVAHEVNNPLTGVLTCGHLLLQRDDLDEEAREMLTVIVDATERVRRIVKSLLDFSRQTTPRMEPSDLHRVVLDTLPLVENQATLKGIQLRYEPGQDLPLVKMDVQQIKSVLLNLLLNALDATEPGGKITVASRVAPATNREGIKRLGVELSVQDTGCGIPSENLEKIFEPFFSTKEVGKGTGLGLSVAYGIVSRHGGVIRVQSQVGQGTEFSLWLPVEEEPKNRTLQESTL from the coding sequence ATGGGCTTATTCTCAAGCAAATACTCAGTTCTGGCTTCCACACGCACCAAACTTATCGCCACTTTCTTTCTCTTTTCCTTTCTCACCGGCGGAGTTCCCCTTTTGATCGGTGGCGGCATGCTCTACAAAACATTCTTGCGTGAAGCCAAAATTCGGGTCATTCAGGACTTGAACGCGGCACGACAAATGTATGCGGATCACTTGGACAAGATGGCGTTGGCCTTGTCCGTTGCGGCGCATACGGAGCCTTTTTCACGTTTGTCTCAAGACATCCATGAACAAAACTTGGAGCCGCCTCTTCGAACTCTGGCGGAAAACGGTCCTTTCGACCTGGTGGCCCTGGCCTATGAATCTCAAGGCATCTGGGTTCTTTCCTCCAAGGCCTTGCGCCGTGTGAACGCCTCATTGGGCGCTTTCCCCTGGCTTGAAAAGGTCTTGAAGACCCATCGGCCCCTTCGAGGAACCTTGGTGCTTCCTCTTTCCGATTTAGCCCTTTTGGACCCTGTGCTGGCCGAAAAGGCTCGACCCCCCCTCAAACCTTCCTCGTCCAAAGACACCTCCTCGCTCACCTTTTTGGAAGAAGCCATGGTGCTGGCGGTCGTGCTTCCAGTGGGGGGTTCTTCTGAGGGCTCGGCCGCCCTTTTCGGCATTACGGTGTTGAACGGAGCGTCCGCGTTTGTGGACACGATTCGGGAAAGCCTGTTTCGAGGCACCGAGCACCACGGCTGGAATTTGGGGACCGTGACCGTTTTCTTGAAAGATGTGCGCATCGCCACCAATGTCTTGAATGCCGACGGTCAGCGAGCTTTGGGCACAAGAGCTTCCCCTGATGTAGCCCGCCAGGTTCTGGAACAGGGTCAACGTTGGAATGATCGAGCCTTTGTGGTGAACGACTGGTACATCACCTGTTATGAACCCATTGTGGATGAGGATGGGCATCGCATCGGCATGCTCTACGTAGGCGTCCTGGAAAAACCGTATGCCGACGTGCGCAACAAAGCGATCCTGCTCTTTGCGGCCTTAAGTGTCCTTGGCATGAGCGTGGCCATCTGGCTGGGGTACTTTCTGGAATGGAAAATCATCGCCCCCATGGCACGCTTGAGCCGCGCGGCGGCGGAAGTGGCTCAAGGCAACATGCATCCGGATTTGGGCCCTGCCGAAAAGGGGGAAGTCGGAGCCATGCAGAAAGCCTTTGCATCCATGCTGGAAGCGATTCGCGATCGAGAAACACGGCAAAGGCAAGAAGCTGAAAACAAGCTCGTGGTGGCACAGAAACTGAGCAGCATCGGTCGATTGGCGGCAGGAGTGGCCCATGAAGTCAACAATCCTTTGACGGGGGTTCTCACCTGCGGCCATCTTCTGTTGCAGCGAGATGATCTGGACGAAGAAGCCCGGGAAATGCTGACCGTTATCGTGGACGCGACGGAAAGAGTGCGCCGTATCGTCAAAAGCCTTCTGGACTTCTCTCGACAGACCACACCGCGCATGGAACCTTCGGACCTGCACCGAGTAGTCCTGGACACTCTTCCTCTGGTGGAAAATCAGGCCACCCTCAAGGGCATTCAGTTGCGGTACGAACCCGGCCAAGACCTACCCCTGGTGAAAATGGACGTGCAGCAAATCAAGAGTGTGCTCCTTAACCTTTTACTCAATGCTTTGGATGCCACCGAACCGGGAGGGAAAATCACCGTTGCGAGTCGTGTGGCACCTGCGACAAACCGAGAAGGGATCAAACGTCTTGGGGTGGAACTGAGCGTCCAAGACACCGGATGCGGCATCCCTTCTGAAAATCTGGAAAAGATCTTCGAACCTTTCTTTTCCACAAAAGAAGTCGGAAAGGGAACCGGGTTGGGACTCTCGGTAGCCTACGGCATTGTATCCCGACATGGAGGTGTGATTCGGGTACAGAGTCAGGTAGGGCAGGGTACAGAATTCAGCCTCTGGCTTCCCGTAGAAGAAGAGCCAAAAAATAGAACCTTGCAGGAAAGCACATTGTGA
- a CDS encoding HAD family phosphatase: MPVNRQELKAVIFDFDGVLVDSEPLHYQAFCDVLAPLGLAHSYEVYLERYIGFDDRDALRTIFEDAGRALDSDLFERLLRDKEAAFQNIVSRGVVPFAGAKELVENLNSAGLPLAIASGARKEEIHLILKSLEMLDAFSVIVSADDVAKGKPHPETYQKALEALRAIHPTLRGAPEDDGSSPQGVVVIEDTPTGIQAALSAGLFVVAVAHTYPPAALQQAHWVVPCLADLSLDRLRHAMQVQESRPNP, translated from the coding sequence ATGCCTGTCAACCGGCAAGAACTTAAAGCGGTCATTTTCGATTTCGACGGTGTTCTCGTGGATTCCGAACCCTTGCATTACCAAGCTTTTTGCGATGTGTTAGCCCCTTTGGGGTTGGCTCACTCTTACGAGGTCTATCTGGAACGCTATATCGGTTTCGATGATCGGGACGCTCTTCGAACCATCTTTGAGGATGCCGGCAGAGCCCTGGATAGCGATCTTTTTGAACGTCTTTTGAGGGATAAAGAAGCGGCTTTTCAGAATATTGTCTCGCGAGGCGTGGTTCCCTTTGCCGGAGCGAAGGAGCTCGTGGAAAACCTTAACAGTGCCGGACTGCCTTTAGCGATCGCATCCGGTGCCAGAAAAGAAGAAATCCACCTCATTTTGAAGAGCCTGGAAATGCTTGACGCTTTTTCCGTCATTGTTTCGGCCGATGATGTGGCCAAGGGGAAACCACATCCAGAAACCTATCAAAAAGCCCTGGAGGCTCTCCGGGCCATCCATCCTACCCTGCGTGGTGCCCCGGAAGATGATGGATCCTCACCGCAAGGGGTGGTAGTGATCGAGGATACCCCCACAGGGATTCAGGCGGCTCTAAGTGCCGGTCTTTTCGTGGTGGCTGTGGCCCATACGTATCCTCCAGCCGCTCTGCAGCAGGCCCATTGGGTCGTGCCTTGCCTTGCGGATCTTTCCTTGGATCGTCTTCGTCACGCCATGCAGGTTCAGGAATCTCGGCCGAATCCATGA
- a CDS encoding Xaa-Pro peptidase family protein has product MLLVPSSEIAQRIVGFQALLRSHQVDAALIRQNTDLYYFSGTVQDACLIIPASGHPLFAVRRDVQRAEQQTPLRPVLPLESLKQLPSLVDEAVGRSSPRTLGMELDVLPANTFFYFDEKLFPRDRIVDVSGLIRQVRMLKSSWELDMMRQAAVISDAVAQAVPRFLHEGMREWDLLAELEKTARLAGHLGFSRVRGFNLEIYFGHVLSGPEAAEAPYADHPTGGPGISPAFSQGSGYRTIGRGDLVSVDTMMNHNGYLNDQTRNFSLGPPSPILQDRYAMCRELHLWLREHAVPGAVTGELYEQMLEQVRKAGRLEHFMGPHDTGVSFLGHGLGLEVDEFPFIAKGQKMVLREGMTFAFEPKWVIPGIGIAGYENTYVVTAHRAEPINITPEDLVILP; this is encoded by the coding sequence ATGCTTCTCGTTCCTTCTTCCGAAATTGCTCAAAGGATCGTCGGCTTTCAAGCTCTGCTGCGTTCTCACCAAGTGGATGCGGCCCTCATTCGCCAAAACACCGATCTTTATTATTTTTCCGGGACGGTTCAAGACGCCTGTCTCATCATTCCAGCCTCCGGACATCCCCTCTTTGCCGTGCGCCGTGATGTGCAGCGTGCCGAACAACAAACGCCGCTGAGACCGGTCCTTCCGTTGGAAAGCCTTAAACAACTTCCTTCTCTGGTGGATGAGGCTGTAGGGCGTTCATCCCCACGCACGTTGGGCATGGAGCTGGATGTCTTGCCGGCCAACACCTTCTTTTACTTTGACGAGAAACTCTTTCCCAGGGATCGCATCGTGGACGTGAGCGGTCTTATTAGGCAGGTGCGCATGCTTAAGTCTTCCTGGGAGTTGGACATGATGCGTCAAGCGGCGGTCATTTCCGATGCGGTGGCTCAAGCGGTGCCTCGGTTTCTTCACGAAGGCATGCGGGAATGGGATCTTTTGGCGGAACTGGAAAAAACAGCCAGGTTGGCGGGCCATTTAGGGTTTTCCAGGGTGCGAGGATTCAACCTGGAAATCTATTTCGGACATGTTCTTTCAGGGCCTGAAGCTGCCGAGGCGCCTTATGCCGATCATCCCACCGGAGGTCCAGGGATCAGTCCCGCTTTCAGCCAAGGTTCAGGATATCGCACCATAGGCCGTGGGGATCTCGTCAGTGTGGACACCATGATGAACCATAACGGCTATTTGAACGATCAAACACGGAACTTCAGCCTAGGCCCCCCTTCTCCCATTTTGCAAGATCGCTACGCCATGTGCCGAGAGCTGCATCTATGGCTTCGAGAACACGCAGTGCCTGGCGCCGTGACCGGTGAGCTCTACGAGCAGATGCTGGAGCAGGTTCGAAAGGCTGGACGACTGGAGCATTTTATGGGTCCTCATGACACCGGTGTCTCCTTTTTAGGGCATGGATTGGGCCTGGAAGTGGATGAGTTTCCCTTTATCGCCAAGGGACAAAAAATGGTGCTGCGTGAAGGAATGACTTTTGCCTTTGAACCTAAATGGGTCATCCCGGGCATTGGTATCGCCGGATACGAAAACACCTATGTGGTGACAGCACATAGGGCTGAACCGATCAATATCACGCCGGAGGATCTGGTAATTCTTCCCTGA